From a single Ornithodoros turicata isolate Travis chromosome 8, ASM3712646v1, whole genome shotgun sequence genomic region:
- the LOC135366470 gene encoding uncharacterized protein LOC135366470: MEKSEDSARLRKAMHDAIDQRDMDKVEKCLNDNKEFRQWLSPETGKSALYNALEKGELQICAFLVSRKCTFNEEKKEKEEQSFSVLNRMQNSEYRYQLRSIVYKRDHIKYLTSISASMPSCAVSETGVEEIYRKLGETQMVDVILRVVATTPSLEVIFDFDNQDLRCMLGPNYDTTYGLTYIEGQRIYVGANKTKNELLGTVAHEFCHLALAIVYLNGGKPYGRDDTERRNHYERILSEIKSKSELHDVIAKAFQHPVVEEKELAVRVPHMLAMHSEECESGEALLLDQVPELFMFYKEFVIPDMELYTKKNFPENDRQQIREQNRSYGATELEQLEIQFKTKFDLPDKSLLVLTGAKLCFLAVRIDEALRTKGVSYVLLETKQWDNKLYEVLSDNKCHYVVLKSDKEFDMKKRLRTEAQEFLQELNKVRGTKVIVLTENDEQDQFAMEIKECFKDNAQVARASNCGLADVTDECKDAVLKKSALLLQERKQYFDDLTTSGDKNTSATTVEQTRRAFYKLLEETAFLKLCRDGEIEIGPKLRSLDEDSATCYVERTCKRATRVDLSGALTNITNEALAIVGCRGEELDALLPPGFHACHHSRVEQFERCLLLDSTSDCDSLVQSTIYEGKTIHVVQYDSQRREFHWVKSNGSLKQLLRVVSGASEIGLTNTFPLDIPDKVAVVCGDPGMGKSLASLRMAQDIKTLKEATWVLYVDLPQNVGSLPECASMDMCQERGESLLAALCGLKEATFEFNLLKSSISTAWPFTVVVIFDGFDEVDAENRKCVIKLVHALRATKILKVFVFSRNCCKTELEDKFHTIAFEINGFKQEEQLQFLKRLWKRNGPDIDEQNLESVARGLLNRFWLHGTDGITENPLYLKMIAEVDELRLELLDCISILYVYEEFVEKKFRIYLKKTTQESPKLAVAKDIEDALRSAFYRRHRLLALKVLFNTKSLNDFLKISELEELEVAINLVVDGGVKQGIVDGHNNHIPVFVHNTFAEFFAARFFFGKIVDKDSDVIIFVSDMYGKEDYDGILKFLDAFGAKLHALNRQVMNNDWQSIEDVAHLSYEKDEFSRSPLHIAALYANENTLATVARVQGEETAEELLRKDHLGMTPLMYADRKRALQSLNLFCALCSKKIVNLTNQLPVAVGNIRNESDFASSVIGDAMRMGLTDLLKCLLKECCVWKNAEDWLTSHPQETRHGPVTELPVLVDIDQITCDLKHTPIIHATSYEVFKSVLPYSSLGVQQEKTWDNSESRSTAPSSVVKVSYTLLHMYAAVGAQDLCKNVLCLFPSDACNANGQKPLHVGTISRNLDIVTTLIPHSTTAGARDKCGNTPLHLAVDLSSLFELESLCEWQLAHTLYKQSATPSDITDSELRTEVARSVLPHVDVTTRNCNGNTALHECSYNGFWSSVMLLLPFSDANEANDGGQTPFLRSISERPSSYALSAALSRGGQRDTSKGDIKGLKLLILHSRVDVTDGEGRTALHHCALNGKLRATPLLVPHVSANVQERKERKHKSGKCALQYGALNGGRDNVKILLPNSYANAIDAANGTLSHTHFVGERESERLVLRAPQTALRQFAAGNITDKYGGTRHTYSNERNRSLYLKVARLSKQLVGNMKQAPQPRGSAESSTKSNVFGKDDIETAELLLLYSLDKSSHEIDRAALHLCADEVGRLDVMKIIFPHFPPNITDKGGLTSLHVAAATGHLSVVNFLISSVRDNARDNFGRTPLAYSAFYGHIAVGKVLLPLTLTNAPDVDGRIAMHCCAQEGYTDIVELLLPHSSASTSDKHGITPLHHSAAKVGLAKATQVILPHSDALIRDDDGDSALFASAYGRCFDVAKLLVPYSEVNARNQCGHTALMYKLARLPSHQPGDGTHGNGITTEDIKIVKLLLLYSDVNIAFEDRRTALHLCAGKVGRLDVMKMIFAHFPANITDKRGLTSLHVAALTGHLSVAKFLISRVRVNAQDNFGRTPLAYSALYGHIAVGKVLLPLTLTNAHDVDGRIAMHCCAQEGYTDIVELLLPHSSASTSDKHGITPLHHSAAKVGLAKATQVILPHSDALIRDDDGDSALFASAYGRCFDVAKLLVPYSEVNARNQCGHTALMYKLARLPSHQPGDGTHGNGITTEDIKIVKLLLLYSDVNIAFEDRRTALHLCAGKVGRLDVMKMIFAHFPANITDKRGLTSLHVAALTGHLSVVNFLISRVRVNAQDNFGRTPLAYSALLGHIAVGKVLLPLTLTNAPGVVDERIAMHCCAQEGYTDIVELLLPHSSAFTGDKHGLTPLHFSVLKVGLAKATKVILPHSDALIRNSHGESALLVSAYVKRCDALILMLPYSDVNATNKAGMTSLSYILRKDIQQVGEQQTNATRSGEESSEVGIEDSIEKDIKMTKLLLLHSDVNVADNQKRTLLHLSVALGRLDLMKLSLPHFNVRSLRFKTIHVNVEEMLSRWVQIE; this comes from the coding sequence ATGGAGAAGTCGGAGGATTCGGCAAGACTGCGTAAAGCGATGCACGACGCCATCGACCAGAGAGACATGGATAAGGTAGAAAAATGCCTGAATGATAACAAAGAGTTCAGGCAGTGGTTGAGCCCGGAGACTGGAAAGTCAGCACTGTATAACGCGCTAGAGAAGGGAGAGCTACAGATATGCGCCTTTCTAGTGTCCCGTAAATGCACGTTTAACgaagagaaaaaagagaaggaagaacAGTCATTCAGTGTGCTCAATCGCATGCAGAACTCTGAATATCGTTACCAGCTGCGCTCGATTGTGTACAAGCGCGATCACATTAAATACCTCACAAGTATTTCGGCTAGCATGCCGAGCTGTGCTGTCTCTGAAACCGGAGTAGAAGAAATTTATCGAAAACTGGGCGAGACTCAGATGGTGGACGTTATTCTGCGGGTGGTTGCTACTACCCCGAGCCTAGAGGTCATATTCGACTTTGATAATCAAGACTTACGTTGCATGCTGGGCCCAAATTACGACACAACCTACGGTCTCACTTATATCGAAGGACAAAGAATTTACGTTGGTGCAAACAAAACCAAAAATGAGCTTCTAGGTACGGTCGCCCATGAGTTCTGCCATCTTGCATTGGCGATCGTGTACCTAAATGGTGGAAAGCCGTACGGACGAGATGACACCGAGCGCAGAAACCACTACGAACGCATCCTGAGCGAGATCAAGTCTAAGAGCGAACTTCATGATGTAATAGCAAAAGCGTTTCAGCATCCCGTTGTTGAAGAGAAAGAACTCGCGGTGCGAGTTCCGCACATGCTTGCAATGCATTCCGAAGAATGTGAATCAGGAGAAGCGCTTCTGTTGGACCAGGTTCCTGAGCTTTTTATGTTCTACAAGGAGTTTGTTATTCCCGACATGGAACTGTACACGAAGAAAAACTTTCCCGAAAACGATAGACAGCAAATAAGGGAACAAAATCGAAGCTACGGAGCTACGGAGTTAGAACAGCTCGAAATACAATTTAAGACCAAATTCGATTTACCAGATAAATCACTTCTTGTTCTCACAGGAGCAAAGTTATGCTTCCTCGCAGTGAGGATTGACGAGGCACTCCGGACGAAAGGAGTGTCGTACGTACTCCTCGAGACTAAGCAGTGggacaataaactatatgaagtATTGTCGGATAACAAGTGCCACTACGTCGTCCTTAAATCCGACAAGGAATTCGACATGAAAAAAAGACTCCGAACTGAGGCGCAGGAAttcttgcaagaactaaatAAAGTTAGGGGTACTAAAGTGATCGTGCTAACCGAAAACGATGAGCAGGACCAGTTTGCGATGGAAATTAAAGAGTGTTTCAAAGATAACGCACAGGTCGCTCGCGCGTCCAATTGCGGACTTGCCGATGTAACGGATGAATGTAAAGACGCTGTTCTAAAAAAGTCCGCTCTCCTGCTCcaagaaagaaaacaatattTTGACGACTTAACGACATCAGGAGATAAAAATACGAGTGCGACAACAGTAGAACAGACTAGACGTGCATTTTACAAACTCCTGGAAGAGACAGCGTTTCTAAAGCTGTGTCGAGACGGAGAGATTGAGATAGGACCCAAGCTGCGGTCCTTGGACGAAGATAGCGCCACCTGCTACGTTGAACGGACATGCAAAAGAGCCACTCGCGTGGACCTAAGCGGGGCGTTAACGAATATAACGAACGAAGCACTTGCCATTGTGGGTTGCCGCGGCGAAGAACTTGACGCCTTGCTTCCTCCCGGTTTCCACGCCTGCCATCACAGCCGAGTGGAACAGTTCGAGAGATGTTTGCTTCTTGACAGTACGAGCGATTGCGATTCACTTGTGCAGTCCACTATCTACGAAGGAAAGACAATCCACGTAGTCCAGTACGATTCACAAAGAAGAGAGTTTCACTGGGTCAAGTCTAATGGTTCTCTGAAACAGCTGCTGCGGGTGGTGTCCGGAGCAAGCGAGATTGGTCTCACAAACACTTTCCCTCTTGACATTCCTGATAAGGTCGCGGTGGTATGTGGTGATCCAGGAATGGGAAAAAGTCTCGCGTCATTGCGCATGGCTCAAGATATAAAGACTCTCAAAGAAGCGACGTGGGTGCTATATGTGGACCTGCCGCAGAACGTTGGATCTCTACCTGAATGTGCCTCAATGGACATGTGCCAAGAGAGAGGGGAAAGCCTGCTAGCTGCGCTGTGTGGCCTCAAAGAGGCCACGTTCGAGTTCAACCTTCTCAAATCAAGCATTTCCACAGCCTGGCCCTTCACGGTTGTCGTTATCTTTGATGGATTTGACGAAGTGGACGCCGAGAACCGTAAATGTGTGATAAAATTAGTGCATGCACTAAGGGCGACCAAGATATTGAAAGTATTTGTGTTCAGTCGCAACTGCTGTAAGACCGAGTTGGAAGACAAGTTTCACACCATAGCTTTCGAAATCAATGGTTTCAAGCAAGAGGAGCAACTGCAATTTTTAAAACGACTTTGGAAACGAAATGGTCCTGACATCGATGAACAAAATCTAGAGTCAGTCGCGCGCGGGCTTTTAAACAGGTTTTGGTTACACGGAACGGACGGGATCACTGAAAACCCGCTGTATTTAAAAATGATTGCAGAAGTAGATGAACTACGGCTCGAGTTGCTCGATTGCATCAGCATTTTATACGTCTATGAGGAGTTCGTTGAAAAAAAGTTCAGAATTTATCTGAAGAAAACGACCCAGGAAAGCCCAAAACTTGCAGTTGCGAAGGATATTGAGGACGCTCTGAGATCCGCATTCTACAGGAGGCACCGTCTTCTTGCTCTCAAGGTCCTTTTCAACACAAAATCGTTGAACGATTTTCTAAAGATAAGTGAGCTTGAAGAGTTGGAAGTCGCAATCAATTTGGTTGTCGATGGCGGAGTTAAGCAGGGCATCGTGGACGGGCACAACAACCACATTCCTGTATTTGTGCACAATACTTTTGCCGAGTTTTTCGCAGctcgtttcttttttggaaAGATAGTGGATAAAGACAGTGATGTTATAATATTTGTCTCTGACATGTACGGAAAGGAAGATTACGACGGGATTCTTAAATTCTTAGACGCATTTGGAGCGAAGCTCCACGCACTAAACCGCCAAGTCATGAACAATGATTGGCAAAGTATTGAAGATGTCGCGCACCTGTCCTACGAAAAGGACGAGTTTTCAAGATCGCCACTGCACATAGCAGCTTTGTATGCAAATGAGAATACACTAGCCACTGTTGCTAGGGTACAGGGCGAGGAAACGGCTGAGGAATTGTTGAGGAAAGACCACCTTGGAATGACGCCTTTAATGTACGCAGACAGGAAGCGCGCCCTGCAAAGTCTGAATCTATTTTGCGCGCTGTGCAGCAAAAAAATCGTCAACTTGACAAATCAACTCCCTGTTGCCGTCGGAAACATTAGAAATGAAAGCGACTTTGCTTCTTCGGTGATAGGTGATGCTATGCGGATGGGTCTTACAGACCTCTTGAAGTGCCTTTTGAAAGAGTGTTGTGTGTGGAAAAACGCTGAAGATTGGCTTACCTCGCACCCTCAAGAGACGAGACATGGTCCGGTTACTGAGTTACCTGTACTTGTAGATATTGACCAGATCACGTGCGATCTGAAACACACGCCTATCATCCATGCAACGTCGTATGAAGTTTTCAAATCCGTTTTGCCATATTCTTCCTTGGGAGTACAGCAGGAAAAAACGTGGGACAACAGCGAATCACGGAGCACGGCGCCGAGCTCTGTGGTCAAAGTCAGCTACACACTCTTACATATGTACGCCGCGGTGGGAGCTCAGGATTTGTGCAAAAACGTTCTGTGTCTGTTTCCGAGCGATGCGTGTAACGCAAATGGTCAGAAGCCGCTGCACGTGGGCACCATTTCTCGTAATTTGGACATTGTCACCACCCTGATTCCTCATTCGACAACAGCAGGTGCACGTGACAAATGCGGAAACACACCTTTGCACCTGGCAGTAGATCTTAGTTCGTTGTTTGAACTAGAATCGCTCTGTGAGTGGCAGCTTGCGCACACACTGTATAAACAATCAGCGACGCCGTCGGACATTACTGATTCAGAACTGAGGACAGAGGTAGCGAGAAGTGTTCTTCCTCACGTGGATGTCACCACCCGTAATTGCAATGGCAACACAGCTTTGCACGAATGTTCCTACAACGGTTTCTGGAGCTCGGTTATGCTCCTGCTTCCCTTTTCAGACGCAAACGAGGCAAACGACGGTGGCCAGACGCCGTTTTTACGCAGCATTTCTGAACGACCCTCCAGTTACGCTCTGAGTGCAGCGCTGTCACGAGGAGGTCAACGCGACACCAGCAAAGGGGATATCAAAGGGCTGAAGCTCCTGATTCTCCATTCACGCGTTGATGTAACAGATGGGGAAGGTAGAACAGCACTTCATCACTGCGCTTTAAATGGAAAGTTGCGCGCCACCCCACTGCTGGTTCCTCATGTATCAGCAAACGTCCAAGAGCGGAAAGAGCGGAAGCATAAGAGCGGAAAGTGCGCGCTCCAGTATGGAGCACTAAATGGTGGACGTGATAATGTAAAAATACTGCTTCCTAATTCGTATGCAAATGCGATAGATGCCGCTAACGGGACACTCTCTCACACTCATTTTGTGGGCGAAAGGGAGAGTGAAAGGCTGGTACTGAGAGCACCTCAGACAGCGTTACGGCAGTTTGCAGCCGGTAATATAACTGACAAATACGGCGGCACTAGGCATACTTATTCCAACGAAAGAAACCGAAGCCTTTATTTAAAAGTGGCTCGACTGTCGAAACAACTTGTTGGCAACATGAAACAAGCGCCGCAACCAAGAGGCAGTGCTGAAAGCAGCACAAAGAGCAATGTCTTCGGAAAGGACGACATCGAAACTGCGGAACTTCTATTGCTCTATTCACTTGACAAAAGCAGTCATGAAATCGATCGCGCTGCACTTCATCTGTGCGCCGATGAAGTGGGACGACTGGATGTAATGAAGATCATATTTCCTCATTTTCCCCCCAATATTACCGACAAAGGCGGTCTCACCTCCTTGCACGTGGCTGCCGCAACTGGACATTTGAGTGTTGTCAACTTCTTGATTTCGAGCGTACGCGACAACGCGCGGGATAACTTTGGTAGGACTCCTCTCGCATACAGCGCCTTCTATGGCCATATTGCTGTCGGGAAGGTTCTCTTGCCCCTTACCTTGACTAACGCACCTGATGTTGATGGACGTATTGCGATGCATTGTTGTGCGCAAGAGGGTTACACTGACATTGTTGAATTGCTTCTTCCTCATTCATCAGCTTCTACAAGTGACAAACATGGAATCACTCCACTGCATCATAGCGCAGCAAAAGTTGGTCTCGCAAAGGCAACGCAGGTGATTCTCCCTCACTCAGATGCACTCATTCGGGATGACGATGGTGACAGCGCACTGTTCGCGAGCGCGTATGGCCGTTGCTTCGATGTGGCGAAATTATTGGTTCCTTACTCTGAGGTGAATGCCAGGAATCAATGTGGGCATACAGCACTCATGTATAAGCTAGCCCGTCTGCCGTCACATCAACCCGGAGACGGTACACACGGGAACGGAATTACAACAGAGGACATCAAAATTGTCAAACTTCTGTTGCTCTACTCAGATGTCAATATCGCTTTTGAAGACCGTCGCACAGCACTTCATCTGTGCGCCGGTAAAGTGGGACGACTGGATGTAATGAAGATGATATTTGCTCATTTTCCTGCCAATATTACCGACAAACGTGGTCTCACTTCCTTGCACGTGGCTGCCCTAACTGGACATTTGAGTGTTGCCAAATTCTTGATTTCGAGAGTACGCGTCAACGCGCAGGATAACTTTGGTAGGACTCCTCTCGCATACAGCGCCTTGTATGGCCATATTGCTGTCGGGAAGGTTCTCTTGCCCCTTACCTTGACTAACGCACATGATGTTGATGGACGTATTGCGATGCATTGTTGTGCGCAAGAGGGTTACACTGACATTGTTGAATTGCTTCTTCCTCATTCATCAGCTTCTACAAGTGACAAACATGGAATCACTCCACTGCATCATAGCGCAGCAAAAGTTGGTCTCGCAAAGGCAACGCAGGTGATTCTCCCTCACTCAGATGCACTCATTCGGGATGACGATGGTGACAGCGCACTGTTCGCGAGCGCGTATGGCCGTTGCTTCGATGTGGCGAAATTATTGGTTCCTTACTCTGAGGTGAATGCCAGGAATCAATGTGGGCATACAGCACTCATGTATAAGCTAGCCCGTCTGCCGTCACATCAACCCGGAGACGGTACACACGGGAACGGAATTACAACAGAGGACATCAAAATTGTCAAACTTCTGTTGCTCTACTCAGATGTCAATATCGCTTTTGAAGACCGTCGAACAGCACTTCATCTGTGCGCCGGTAAAGTGGGACGACTGGATGTAATGAAGATGATATTTGCTCATTTTCCTGCCAATATTACCGACAAACGTGGTCTCACCTCCTTGCACGTGGCTGCCCTAACTGGACATTTGAGTGTTGTCAACTTCTTGATTTCGAGAGTACGCGTCAACGCGCAGGATAACTTTGGTAGGACTCCTCTCGCATACAGCGCCCTCCTTGGCCATATTGCTGTCGGGAAGGTTCTCTTGCCCCTTACCTTGACTAACGCACCTGGTGTTGTGGACGAACGTATTGCGATGCATTGTTGTGCGCAAGAGGGTTACACTGACATTGTTGAATTGCTTCTTCCTCATTCATCAGCTTTTACAGGTGACAAACATGGATTAACTCCACTGCATTTTAGCGTACTAAAAGTTGGTCTCGCAAAGGCAACGAAGGTGATTCTCCCTCACTCAGATGCACTCATTCGGAACAGCCATGGTGAGAGCGCTCTGTTAGTGAGCGCGTACGTAAAGCGCTGCGATGCCCTGATACTGATGCTTCCGTATTCGGACGTAAACGCCACGAATAAGGCTGGCATGACATCACTCTCGTACATTTTACGTAAAGACATCCAGCAGGTCGGGGAGCAACAAACAAACGCTACCAGAAGCGGAGAGGAAAGCAGTGAGGTGGGTATCGAGGATAGCATAGAGAAAGACATCAAAATGACTAAACTCCTACTGCTGCACTCAGATGTCAATGTTGCCGACAATCAGAAACGGACTCTACTTCATTTGAGCGTTGCTCTGGGAAGGCTGGATTTAATGAAACTATCACTCCCTCATTTCAACGTTCGTTCTCTCAGATTCAAAACAATACACGTGAATGTAGAGGAGATGCTAAGTCGTTGGGTTCAGATAGAGTAG